From bacterium, the proteins below share one genomic window:
- the plsX gene encoding phosphate acyltransferase PlsX codes for MRIAVDAMGGDKAPAVVVAGVVEAAKEAMSRSVSEILLVGEPSSIKRELSGAEVDGLPISIKEASQVIGYDESPATAVKTKPDSSIVVSTRLLKEGKAEAVVSAGSTGAVVASALMGVGRLRRVSRPAIATIIPTLKEPSILLDVGANVNCKPNYLLEFAVMGDCYARYVMGRKNPRVGILSIGEEASKGNELTFKSFKLLEQSGLNFIGNAEGRDIVNGEFDVVVCDGFTGNVVLKFGESLAEMILKQLWVELSRNWLLKLGAFLSKPAFKSFKRRVDYSEYGGAPLLGVNGVYIICHGGSSAKAIKNGIRVAAEFVNHQMNKHIEEQMAELYESKISR; via the coding sequence ATGCGTATAGCGGTTGATGCTATGGGCGGCGACAAGGCTCCGGCGGTAGTGGTGGCCGGAGTGGTAGAGGCGGCAAAAGAAGCCATGAGCCGGAGTGTTTCCGAGATACTCCTGGTGGGCGAGCCATCTTCAATCAAGCGAGAGTTGTCCGGCGCAGAAGTAGATGGCTTGCCGATTAGTATTAAAGAAGCCAGCCAGGTTATCGGATATGATGAATCTCCGGCCACCGCGGTCAAAACCAAGCCTGATTCATCCATTGTTGTTTCCACTCGCTTGCTTAAAGAAGGAAAGGCCGAGGCAGTGGTTTCAGCCGGTAGTACTGGGGCGGTAGTGGCTTCAGCTTTGATGGGGGTAGGTAGGTTGCGGAGGGTTTCCAGACCGGCTATCGCTACCATTATTCCCACCCTGAAAGAGCCTTCCATTCTCCTGGATGTGGGGGCGAATGTTAATTGCAAGCCCAACTATCTTCTTGAGTTTGCTGTGATGGGGGATTGTTATGCCCGATATGTTATGGGAAGAAAGAATCCCAGAGTGGGCATCCTGAGTATCGGTGAAGAGGCCAGTAAAGGAAATGAGCTTACTTTTAAATCCTTTAAGCTCCTGGAACAATCCGGCCTGAATTTTATTGGTAATGCTGAGGGAAGAGATATTGTCAATGGCGAGTTTGATGTCGTCGTCTGTGACGGCTTTACCGGGAATGTTGTTTTAAAATTCGGGGAAAGTTTAGCCGAGATGATTTTAAAACAACTCTGGGTGGAGTTATCTCGAAACTGGCTCCTTAAATTGGGCGCCTTTCTTTCTAAACCGGCTTTTAAGAGTTTTAAGCGGCGGGTCGATTATTCGGAATACGGTGGCGCTCCACTTTTAGGAGTAAATGGGGTTTACATCATCTGTCACGGAGGTTCTTCAGCTAAAGCAATAAAGAATGGCATCCGGGTGGCGGCGGAATTTGTAAATCATCAAATGAATAAACATATTGAGGAACAAATGGCGGAACTGTATGAGAGTAAGATCAGTCGCTGA
- a CDS encoding aspartyl protease family protein, translating to MGVTYVEGQVKGDRGEQESVKFLVDSGATYSLLPKRVWEAIGLKPKRKMSFTLADGTTVERCVSEAFIVFPQGEAHTPVILGEEGDEALLGIVTLEILGLVFNPFDRTLHPMHMLLC from the coding sequence ATGGGCGTTACTTATGTTGAAGGTCAAGTAAAAGGAGATAGGGGGGAACAGGAAAGTGTAAAGTTTCTTGTAGACAGTGGAGCGACTTATTCTCTTCTTCCTAAAAGGGTATGGGAAGCGATAGGGTTGAAGCCGAAACGGAAGATGTCCTTTACACTTGCTGATGGCACAACGGTTGAGAGATGTGTGTCGGAAGCCTTCATTGTGTTCCCACAAGGAGAGGCCCACACACCAGTGATTTTGGGCGAAGAAGGTGATGAAGCATTGTTAGGTATAGTCACATTAGAAATTTTGGGTCTTGTATTTAATCCTTTTGATCGCACTCTTCATCCTATGCATATGTTATTGTGCTAA
- the rpmF gene encoding 50S ribosomal protein L32, whose protein sequence is MPNPKRKHSKCRRDKSRTHWKLSHPNGSKCSHCGEMKLPHRVCPHCGYYNGRQVSKPSKK, encoded by the coding sequence ATGCCTAATCCAAAGAGGAAACATTCTAAATGCAGACGGGATAAAAGCAGAACCCATTGGAAACTTTCTCACCCCAATGGTTCTAAGTGCTCCCATTGTGGGGAGATGAAATTACCTCACCGTGTTTGTCCCCATTGTGGATATTATAACGGCCGGCAGGTAAGCAAGCCGTCAAAAAAGTAG